A region from the Aegilops tauschii subsp. strangulata cultivar AL8/78 chromosome 5, Aet v6.0, whole genome shotgun sequence genome encodes:
- the LOC109771195 gene encoding uncharacterized protein, whose protein sequence is MNSDMEYIYERYVESSDSSNGEDYTDEMAMMHAMLADAEHAEEHVLNFKGSIKGHRVLGRNRARSHLTLMDDYFTLDVLFVDNFPWRFQMHKNVFDCLYHIVRSFDDYFILKKDVVGRIGFSGYQKCMAALQMLAYGTTVDSWDEYLWMSESTCGDALVRFATIVVEVFGPHYLREQTVTDIESLLGISEARRWSSLIVLLDCMNWKWKTAQKLFKGNIRVMLRNPCTIILEAVASQDLWISHAFFGICASHNDINVLQRSPLFARLMKEKLLLATLLSMGMSTTLTTI, encoded by the coding sequence ATGAATTCTGATATGGAATACATCTACGAGCGCTATGTTGAGTCGTCTGACTCGTCCAATGGGGAGGACTACACGGATGAGATGGCGATGATGCATGCGATGCTTGCAGACGCGGAGCATGCGGAAGAGCATGTTCTCAATTTCAAGGGATCGATCAAGGGTCATCGAGTGCTCGGCCGGAACCGGGCGCGCAGCCATTTGACGCTGATGGACGACTATTTCACCCTTGATGTCCTCTTCGTTGACAATTTTCCTTGGCGATTTCAGATGCACAAAAATGTATTCGATTGTCTGTACCACATCGTTCGGTCCTTTGATGACTACTTCATCTTGAAGAAGGATGTCGTGGGAAGGATTGGGTTCTCTGGTTATCAAAAGTGCATGGCCGCACTACAGATGCTTGCATATGGCACAACCGTTGATTCGTGGGACGAGTACCTATGGATGTCCGAGAGCACATGCGGAGATGCCCTGGTCAGGTTTGCAACTATCGTAGTCGAGGTGTTTGGACCTCACTACCTGAGAGAACAAACTGTGACAGACATCGAAAGCCTATTGGGAATCTCGGAAGCAAGAAGGTGGTCAAGTTTGATTGTATTACTTGACTGCATGAATTGGAAATGGAAAACCGCCCAAAAGCTTTTCAAGGGCAATATAAGGGTCATGTTAAGAAACCCATGCACAATCATTCTTGAAGCAGTTGCATCACAGGATCTTTGGATTTCACATGCTTTCTTTGGCATATGTGcgtctcacaatgacatcaatgtgctACAACGATCACCATTGTTTGCTAGGCTGATGAAAGAAAAGCTCCTCCTTGCCACTTTACTGTCAATGGGTATGAGTACAACATTGACAACTATCTAG
- the LOC109771180 gene encoding uncharacterized protein, with the protein MSDRSGQRQCRRGVSGDVELDAAMALANMAGVSGPAALPAVHPAAPQHGGSREEEEELASTRLSLELGKVGIQASSCSSGSSAGCPSRQTRVPVAAPGGGGYGPRPRHTLTEAEKEAKRLRRVLANRESARQTILRRQAVRDELARKVADLSSQNESMKKEKETVMQEYLTLQETNKQLKEQVIARTAEKAPPPVVTSMDTTPPAEQRAEATLSTAAPLDAPPGPGFLYATAGPSAVPVPYVWGSWPGCHPNASNLGGGASTGHAPPLCFPPCAWYYPVVTDPHGSPATYYAQPLYETTSGGASQGTGGGTAEEDTDDDPCSLTLGLDVDRKCATSAESGGSRAVAGERERAVMAAEARKRRKELTKMKQTHLGGRPGDE; encoded by the exons ATGTCTGATCGTAGCGGCCAGCGGCAATGCCGCCGAGGCGTCTCGGGCGACGTGGAGCTCGACGCGGCCATGGCACTGGCCAACATGGCCGGCGTTTCGGGGCCAGCAGCTCTTCCCGCCGTGCACCCGGCGGCGCCGCAGCATGGAGGCAGCCGTGAGGAGGAAGAGGAGCTGGCGAGCACGAGGCTGAGCCTGGAGCTGGGCAAGGTCGGCATCCAGGCGTCGTCGTGCTCCAGCGGCTCCAGCGCCGGGTGTCCTTCGCGGCAGACGCGGGTGCCCGTGGCGGCTCCAGGTGGAGGCGGCTACGGCCCAAGGCCCCGGCACACGCTCACCGAG GCTGAGAAGGAGGCAAAGCGGCTGCGGCGCGTGCTCGCGAACCGGGAGTCTGCGCGCCAAACCATACTCCGCCGTCAG GCGGTCCGAGACGAACTGGCGAGGAAAGTTGCGGACTTGTCGTCACAAAACGAGAGCATGAAGAAG GAGAAGGAGACGGTGATGCAAGAGTATCTCACACTCCAGGAGACGAACAAACAGCTGAAAGAACAG GTTATCGCGAGGACGGCAGAGAAGGCGCCGCCCCCGGTGGTAACGTCTATGGACACGACGCCACCAGCGGAGCAGCGGGCAGAAGCCACGCTGTCCACGGCGGCCCCGCTGGATGCACCCCCTGGGCCGGGCTTCCTTTACGCAACAGCTGGGCCCTCAGCCGTGCCGGTGCCGTATGTCTGGGGCTCTTGGCCGGGGTGCCATCCGAACGCCAGCAACCTGGGCGGCGGCGCCAGCACTGGACATGCCCCGCCGCTCTGCTTTCCGCCCTGCGCGTGGTACTACCCCGTCGTTACCGACCCACATGGTTCGCCGGCGACATATTACGCGCAGCCGCTCTATGAGACGACGAGCGGGGGCGCCAGCCAGGGTACCGGCGGCGGAACGGCTGAGGAGGACACCGACGACGACCCGTGCTCGCTCACGCTGGGGCTTGATGTCGACAGGAAGTGTGCGACGAGCGCCGAGAGCGGCGGCAGCCGTGCTGTGGCGGGCGAGAGGGAGAGGGCGGTGATGGCGGCGGAGGCGAGAAAGAGGAGGAAGGAGCTGACGAAGATGAAGCAGACGCATCTCGGCGGCCGTCCTGGAGACGAGTAG